CAGATATTCTTAGAACCTACCAATCCATACACACCTGGACCGGCATACTGACAGGCCTAGTGCTTTTTATTGCATTTTATGCTGGTTCACTCACTATGTTTAAGCCACAAATAGAGCAATGGGCAACTCCACCAGCTCAAGCGTTACATCAAGTGAAACTGCAACAGTTAGACACATTGATCGAGCAAGCTATTAGCCAAGATACCAATGCTAGTAATGGTTTTATTATCAGTTTTGACAGCAGTGACTCACCGATTAAATGGTATGAGAAAGGCGGTGGTCGCGGCATAAGGCTTGATGACAGCCTTAAACATGGCACGCTCAATGCGGCTGGAGAGTTAACCACGCAAACCAGTAGCACCAATGAGCTGGGTACGCTTATCGATCAACTCCATCGTACCGCTGGTATTATTGGAAAACTAGGCCATGAAGATATTGGAGTACTGATTTTAGGCTTAGCGGCAGCTCTGTATTTTCTGGCCTTAGTCTCTGGGGTTATTGTGCTTTTGCCCACCTTGGTTAAAAACCTATTTGCCCTACGCCAACATAAAGGTGCTAATCGTTTCTGGTTAGACAGTCATAACCTTATTGGGATAATAAGTTTACCGTTTCATTTAATTATTGCCTGGACCGTGGTGGTGTTTGCTTTTCACGACATGTTCTACGGTGGCTTAGGGTTAATCTATGGTGATAAGCCATTGTTTGAACCTAGAGAGCGCTCAAGCATTGAGTATAACGTTAGCGATATTCATAGCATAGATAGCTATTTGGCCCAAGTGCACAGCGTTGCTGATGGCTATCAAATTACCTCAATGGAATTTAGTAAACTGAGCTCTAACGCCCCATCACTCGCTGTCGAACTTCAAAAAGAGGGCAAAATGATGCGTGGCGGCTATAGCGATTATGTTTATCTGCACCCCTATACATTAGATGTGCAATACAGCACTGTAAATCAAATTAACGATGGCGCTTACGGACCTATTGTAAACAGTTTATTTGCGCTGCATTTCGGTAATTATGCGGGGACTTTTGGCCGCTGGATGTACTTTTCATTGGGGCTATTAGGCGCACTGCTATTTTATAGTGGTAACTTGCTTTGGCTTGAAAAACGTCGAAAAAAGCAAGGTGAGCAGCGTAAGTCAACCAAGTACATGGCGGCGCTAACCATAGGTTTTTGCCTAGGTTCAATGCTCGGTGTTGCCGTGTCCATGTTAGCGACAAAATGGCTCTACCTTATTAGTGAACAAGTAAACGGTTACTATCTCCTTTGTTACTATGTTGCCTTCTTTGCCGCCATTGGATACAGCTTTACCCGCGGCGCAGCGCTGGCCGCGATTCACTTACTAAGAATACTCGCACTATGTTGTTTTTTGATCCCAGTAACCAGCTTACTCACCTTTGTGCTCCCAAGCCTTAACCACTGGAGTGAGATAACGGCTAGCACGAGTATCAGCACTAACGTGATTGATCTATTGGCACTGGTGTTTGCAGCACTGTTTTATATGGCTGCAAGAAAGGCACATCATAGAGCTTATTATGGTGAAAAAGGCAGTATTTGGGCTATTGATAAAGCACTAGAGATACCAAGCTCGCCGTTATCGGAATCGACACCGTTTAACTCTGTAGCTTCAAAGGTTGATTAAACAATACTGATAAGTCACAGCGCTGAAAAATTAGTAACAAAGATATATTGCTCAAAATGTTCCAATAAAAAAGCCAGTTGGGAGTACCAACTGGCTTAATAAAAACCATCAATCTATTTTAGAATTAGACAACGGTGAGTTTTACGCTAGCAGTAAAAACCCTACGAAAGTAAACCCAGCTGCAATTAACGCATAGGGTAACTGTGTTACCGCATGACTCACTAAGTTACACCCAGAGCCCTGAGCAGCTAATACCGTAGAGTCAGAGTAAAAGCAGGCCTGACTGCCAAAAGAGGATGCCGATAACAAAGCACCAATAACCAGTGGGATATTGGCATCAACAGCCTGTGCTAACGGCATAACGATGGGGATAGAGACCGCAAAAATCCCCCAGCTTGAACCTGTTGCAAACGCCAATACTGACATGGTTAAGAACACTACAGCAGGCAGTAGTTCAGGGGTCATATAGGGACTCAAACTGCCAATTACGAACTCAGGCAGCATCATCTTGTCGCACACATCTTTAAAGATAAAAGCCGCTATCACAGTCCCAATCGCCGGTAGCATATTCTTAAAGCCATCAATCATCTGCTCCATCATCTCTGATAAAGGCATCAACTTTTGTAAGCCATAATAGGGCAAAGTGATCGCTAACGTGGCAATGAGCCCTTTGAGTACATCGATATCAAAATAAACGGTAAAGCCAACCAACAACAAAATCGGCACAAAGAAGTTGTGTAGTTTACCACCCTCATCGGCATTTTTAAATTCATCTTCAATGGCCTTAAGCGCGTATTCGTCCGAAGTTTTTACCTCATCGAGATCCAACTGTTTAATCGCTGGCTTGCCCTGCATTGCAGCAAGTTGCGCTTTTTTCATTGGTCCAAAAACCGGTACGATACCCAAAATAACCAGTAGTACCATTGCTACAGCGAGCCATGCATAAAGCATATAGGGGATCGCTTGCATATAAACCGCAATACCTTGCCCTTCGCTAGCAATACCGTTGTCCACCAGCAAGCCACCAAAGAATACCGCCCATGTAGACAATGGTACCAACACACAGATCGGTGCAGCCGTTGAATCAACAACATAGGCGAGCATTTCACGGGACACTTTAAATTTATCAGTCACCCGCTTCATGGTTGACCCTACCGTAAGCGCATTAAGGTAGTCATCGATAAAAATCACAATGCCTAAAACGAATGTCATAAAGAGTGAAGACTTCTGCCCTGTGGCCAATTTCAATGCATGACGACCAAATGCCATTGAACCGCCAGTTTTTACCAGCAGTGCGATTAGGGCACCAAAACCACCACACACAAGAATAAGCCAACCAATGGTTTCATCGGCCATAACAGATAACGACGTATCAGCGAAATTGGTTAGCATATTAGCGCTGTCATACATCGCTAGACCCACTAATGCGCCAATAATCAAAGAAAGGATTGGGCGGCGCAGCACAATGGCTAACACCAATACCACCACAGGTGGGATAAGACTTAAGGCTGTCGGCTCAGACATGCACTAAGGTCCTTATAATAAAGTGCCAAAATGGCAAGATTATTCACCAAACTCATACACTTATTTGTCGAGTTCAATTGCTGCTTTTCCCTGAGGTACCTGCCGATACCTTAAATTTTGCGGGCCTTTAATGGAGCCCTAGGAAAAACATCGCGCCGAAAATAATCCTCAATGGCTTTTGAGTCAATAAAAATTACTATCTTGCTGGCATTTTTTATTGGAGGTGGGAAGAAAAGTCAGCTAACGCTCTGAAAAAGACACTGTTAAGCTAAAATGACTCCTCTTTA
The Shewanella sp. KX20019 DNA segment above includes these coding regions:
- a CDS encoding PepSY-associated TM helix domain-containing protein codes for the protein MKIRSDILRTYQSIHTWTGILTGLVLFIAFYAGSLTMFKPQIEQWATPPAQALHQVKLQQLDTLIEQAISQDTNASNGFIISFDSSDSPIKWYEKGGGRGIRLDDSLKHGTLNAAGELTTQTSSTNELGTLIDQLHRTAGIIGKLGHEDIGVLILGLAAALYFLALVSGVIVLLPTLVKNLFALRQHKGANRFWLDSHNLIGIISLPFHLIIAWTVVVFAFHDMFYGGLGLIYGDKPLFEPRERSSIEYNVSDIHSIDSYLAQVHSVADGYQITSMEFSKLSSNAPSLAVELQKEGKMMRGGYSDYVYLHPYTLDVQYSTVNQINDGAYGPIVNSLFALHFGNYAGTFGRWMYFSLGLLGALLFYSGNLLWLEKRRKKQGEQRKSTKYMAALTIGFCLGSMLGVAVSMLATKWLYLISEQVNGYYLLCYYVAFFAAIGYSFTRGAALAAIHLLRILALCCFLIPVTSLLTFVLPSLNHWSEITASTSISTNVIDLLALVFAALFYMAARKAHHRAYYGEKGSIWAIDKALEIPSSPLSESTPFNSVASKVD
- a CDS encoding Na+/H+ antiporter NhaC family protein, whose product is MSEPTALSLIPPVVVLVLAIVLRRPILSLIIGALVGLAMYDSANMLTNFADTSLSVMADETIGWLILVCGGFGALIALLVKTGGSMAFGRHALKLATGQKSSLFMTFVLGIVIFIDDYLNALTVGSTMKRVTDKFKVSREMLAYVVDSTAAPICVLVPLSTWAVFFGGLLVDNGIASEGQGIAVYMQAIPYMLYAWLAVAMVLLVILGIVPVFGPMKKAQLAAMQGKPAIKQLDLDEVKTSDEYALKAIEDEFKNADEGGKLHNFFVPILLLVGFTVYFDIDVLKGLIATLAITLPYYGLQKLMPLSEMMEQMIDGFKNMLPAIGTVIAAFIFKDVCDKMMLPEFVIGSLSPYMTPELLPAVVFLTMSVLAFATGSSWGIFAVSIPIVMPLAQAVDANIPLVIGALLSASSFGSQACFYSDSTVLAAQGSGCNLVSHAVTQLPYALIAAGFTFVGFLLLA